The genomic interval AATCGGGCGCAGCGGCACATAGCCACTATCCTTGAGCACGGAAACCACTTCCAATCCGGCCAGCACACCAAGGTTGCCGTCATAAAGACCACCGGTGGCCACCGTATCGATATGGGAACCGATCATGACCGGTGGCAGATCTTCACGACCGGGCAAAACACCCTTGAGGTTCCCGACCTTGTCGACGGTAACCGTAAGCCCCAGCTCTTTCATCCAGCCGACAACCCGGTCGCGGCCGAGTTTGTCTGTGTCGCTGAGCGCCAACCGACACACGCCGCCGCCCTCAAGCGCGCCATCTTGCCCCAAAGCCATAAGGCGCCCGAGCAAGCGGTCGATATCGATCCGCAGATTGCTGAAAGTCGGGTGTGTCATTGTTCAAGTACCTCACTTGCTGATTTGCCAACAATTGTCTTGTAGGCTCCCGGATCCGTGTCCCCTTCGCTGTTGACTACGAAGATGCGGCTATCAGGTCCGAGCCCCATTTGTTTGCGTAACGCATCGTCCTGCGCGGCGGCAACAAGGCCAGCCAGACCGGAGATGCCCGTTTCACCAGCCACCACGGGGCGATCATCACCACCGCGTTCGGCCAGATAACGCATCATCACCGGCACGGCGCCATCATTGAGCGTCACCATGAAATCGGCGCCGGTCTTGAGCACTGGCCAGGCAATGAGCGATACCTCACCGCAAGAAAGTCCGGCCATGGCCGAGTCGATATCGCCGGTCACGGGCACCGGCTTGCCTGCAACAAGACTTTCATACCAACAGGCGCATTGTTCCGGCTCCACCAGCGTGGTCACCGGACGCTTGTCGCCATAAGCCTGCCAGAAACGGGCCGCGCTGGCCGATGCCATGCCGCCAACGCCAGCTTGCAGAAAAATATGCGTGACGGGCGGCTCATCCTTGAGCTGTTCCAGCGCCTCATCGACCATCATCATGTAGCCTTGGGTTACATCACGCGGCGCCGTCACCGTCTCGCCATCCGATGTATCGGGAATAACGAACCAGCCCTGTTCCTTGGCCGTCACGCCAGCCAGACGCACGGCATCATCAAACGACCCATCCACTTCGCGGATTTCTGCCCCATAGGCGGCAATGGCATCCTTGCGCTGTTGGGTGACCGATGAGCAGACAAAAATCACACAACGACACCCAAACATCTGCGCGCCCCAAGCCACCGAGCGGCCGTGATTGCCATCTGTCGCGGCGGTAACCGTCAACCCAGAAACCCGCGCCTTCATGTCTGGAGAAGCAAGATCGGGAGCCACCTCGCCCGTTTCCTCGGCCAGATGGCGGCTCAAGGCACGACTGACAGCAAAGGCACCTCCCAAAGGCTTGAAGCTGCCCAACCCGAAGCGGACGGATTCATCCTTGAAACAGATTTTGCCAACATTGAGCTCGGAGGCCAGATCGGACAGTTCGCGGATTGGCGACGGGGAATAGCCCGGCCAGCCGCCAATCGTGCGGCGCGCGATATCCATGCCATCCTTTTCGAAAGGAAGAGAAGGAAGCGTCCGGGACGCAAGGGGATTCCGCGCCGCTCGTTCAAGAGAAATCTTCATCATTATCTTTTCTTATTCTGGTTTGATCGGCTCTTTTGATCCTCGCCGTGCCATTGATGCGCATCATCCAAGGCAAGAAACAGAAAAACCGCTCACAAGGACGGAAAGGGCGGCGAACATGAATGCCCGCCGCCAAGGTGTAATCGTGCCATTATTTATATTTGTCGATATCAGCCATCAGGGCATTGAGCATGTCCGTGCCCTCGGCGCCGAATTTCTCTTCGATCAACTTGCGAACAGCTGGCTGCGCAATGGCGGCGAATTTCTCGGCTTCTGCCGGGCTAACCGCATTGATTTCCATTTTCTGGGCCAATTTCGGCAGCCCCTTGTCAGATGCTTCGATGATACGGGAGATACCGCGACCGGCATTGGTGGCCACTTCAGACGCCCAATCAACAATAGCTTTATGCTCAGGCTTGAGGCCCTCATAGAACTCGCCATTCATGAACCAGACATATGGGGTGATGACATGGTTGGTGATGGAGAGATATTTTTGCACTTCGTCAAATTTGGCAAAGGCAATGACGGGAATCGGGTTCATTTCGCCGTCGGCAACACCGGTCTGAAGCGCAGTGTAAACCTCGGCCCAAGGCAGAGGCGTTGCCTGTGCGCCAAGCGAATTGACCATGGCTTGATGGGTCGGCAGGGTCATGGTGCGGATGCGAAGACCATCCATGTCTTCCACGGTCTTGATCGGACGCTTGGAGTTGGTGAAAGCAAAGAAGCCACCACTATCCAGCATGGCAAGCGTGTGCAGACCGGTTTTTGCATCCATGTCGGCTGCGAATTTCTTGCCGAAATCACTTTCCAGCGACATCACTTTGTCGGAAACATAGATATTGGGGAAGGCGAACGGAATATCGAACACACCAACCAGAGGATAATGCTGGGCAACACCACCAGCAGAGGAAATGCAGGATTCTACGATGCCATCACGCACCTGCTGGATCACTTCATTATCCTTGCCAAGCTGGCCATTGGGGAAGAGTTTTACTTCGATTTCGCCGTTTGACGCAGTTTCAACCAACGACTTGAAGACAGCCGTCATCGCACCAGAATGGCTTTCTGTCGGGTCTGCCGGGTTCAGATGACCGATGCGAATGGTTACATCAGCGGCCAAGGCCGTTCCGGCCAAAACAGTTGCTGCGATGGTTCCCAACACCACAGACTTAACGGAATTCATGAGTTTCATGTGATTGCTCCATTTGAATTGTATCAGTGCTCTGGATTACAGCCCCAATAGCCTTGGCACGAACAGGGTCATGTCCTCCCAAAATGCGACCAACATCAGGATCGCAATCTCTGCCAGGAGAAAAGGCCAAAGGGATTTGGTGATATTTTCTATTTTTTCTTTGGTAACCGATGCGAGCACAAACAGGCACGCACCGACTGGAGGCGTCATGAGTGAGATATTCAGAGCCAAAATGATCATGATCCCTGCATGAACCGGGTTCATCCCGATGCTCTGAGTAAGAGGCACCAAAACCGGCGCCAGGATAATGAGTGTTGCATTGATGTCCATGAACAGGCCGATGAACAGCAGCAACAGAAGGATCATGCCGACAATCACCTGCGGATTATCGCTGACCGAAAGGAAGAAAGTGGCGATTGCCTGCGGAATCTGGTTGAAGGTGAGCCACCACCCCAGAATGGAGGCTGACGCGATGATCAGAAAGATGATCCCTGTGATGCGGGTCGTTCTGACGATCATCTCATAAAGATCTTTGAAGGTAAGAGCCCGATAGATCACCCCGCCCACGAACAAGGCATAGGCAACCGCAATGGAAGCTGCTTCGGTCGGCGTTGCAATGCCCCCCAGAATGGAGCCAAGAATGAAGACCGGCAGCACCAGAGCCAGAATGCTCTCCCGGAAGGCACTGAAGATCGCCAGAAGGCTGGGGCGCTTCTTCGACTTTGGCAGATTAAGATTCTCGCCCATGGCCGCGATCACCGCCATGCAGATAAGGCAAATAAGCAGCCCTGGCAGAATGCCTGCCGCAAACAGCCCGGCGATGGAAACTCCCATGATCGAGCCATAGATCACCGCGAGCGTCGAAGGAGGAATAGTCGGGCCAATGATGGACCCCGCCGCCGTAACTGCACAGGCAAAGGGTTTGGAATAGCCCTGCTTGACCATGGCAGGCACCAGCGTATTGCCAAAGGCGGCAGCGTCAGCCGTGGCAGCACCTGTCAAACCGGCAAACATAACCGAGGCCACCATGTTGGAATGAGCCATACCACCACGCATCCAGCCCACCAACGCATCAGCAAACTTCACCAGATTGTTGGTAATGCCGGAGCGGTTCATGATCTCACCGGCCAGAATAAAGAAAGGCATGGCCAGAAACGGAAACAGATCCAGCCCGGCAAACATCCGGTCCGGCGCCATGGAGAGGAACTTGCCACCCCCCATATCCATGATGCCAACCATTCCGGCAACGCCCAGCACAAAGCCGACCGGCATGCCAATCGCCAACAGCCCAAAGAAGGTGACAGCAACCCAAATCATGCTTAAATCTCCACTCGGTCGGCAGCGGCGACACCGTCACCGGCAAAAAAGTCATGGACAGCCACCAGAGCCAACTGGCAACAGGCAAAAACAGCAGCAATCGGCACGCCCATGAAGGGCCAGCCCTTCGGGATCTGCGCAATCATCGTGTATCGACCGAAACCACGCTCGACAAAGCCGATGCCATAAAAGAAAATCAGCGCGAAGAAAGCGAAGGCAATGACATCAAACAGCACCGCAAGCCATTTCCGCATGGAAGGCGGGAAGCGCTCGAAAAAGACCAGCACCCCGATATGCTCACGGTGCGCCACACCGCAGGAAACCGCCAGAAGCGCCATCCAGATCATCAGATAGCGCGCCAGTTCCTCGGTGAAGGTCCAATCCAGCGGCAGCACATAGCGGACCAGCACACCCAGCCACACATCGAGCACCAGTAAAACCATCAAGGCAACACAAAGGCGCTCAACAAACCAGTTAATACGCCTACTCATCAGAGATGCTCGTTTAGCGAGAAGGTCCATGCATCCACTCCAGATAGCCTGCCAACAGACCGAGACTGAAACAGATGTAACAGAAAGTCAATATTGATTGATACTCAAGTTTCAAATATTGTAGGCAGAAGCAAAAAAGCCGAGGCAAAAATGAACGACAGCAGAGCCAAATCGATCGAAGTCCGCATTCATGCGGAATATGATCAACTCCCCGAATCCGAGCGCAAACTCGCAGACGTCATCCTCGACTCTCCGGGCGACCTCAGCTCCTATACGGCAACAGAGTTGACCTCCCTTGCTGGCGTCTCGAAAGCCGCAGGAACCCGCCTGTTTCGGCGTCTCGGCTTTGCCAATTTCGAAGAAGCCAAACTGCTCGCCCGCGACCGCACCCATTGGGGGTCGCCGCTCTATCTGGAACGCAAGAGCCGGAAGAATGTCATTCCGCTTTCCGACTACCTGAAGGAGGAGGTCAGCGTTCTTGAGAAAAGCCTCATGCGCCTCAACCCGGAAGACATTGATGCGGTCTGTGAAAAAATCCTCGCGGCGCGGCGCATTTATCTGCTCGGCTACAGAAACAGCAACATGCTCGCCAACTATCTGCGCTGGCAGCTGTTGCAATTCCGTGGCGACGTTCAACTGATGCCCACGGGCGGAGAAACGGTTGGCGAATATATCGGTGATTTCCTGCCCGATGATCTGCTCATCGTATTTGCCCTGCGACGCCGACCGGTCCGCCTTGAAGCCATCATGAAGGCCAGCAAGGAAAAGCGGATCCCCATTCTGCTGTTCATCGACCCCACCGCACGCGGCCAACCCGGATTGGCCGACTGGACATTCACAACCCATGTGGAAACCAGCACCACATTCGACAGCCTGTCAGCGGCGCTCTCGGTTGCCCGTTACATTGCAATATCTTCGCTCAACCGGGCAGGAACGCGCGGGCGGGCTCATCTGGAGCGCATCGAACGCGAGCATGAAGCATTGGGAGAATTCGAATAGCCAAACCATAACCAGCGCTTCCTCGCCGGTCTGCCCTTTTCAGTCCCTCCGATATTCCCGAAATTGGCGCTTTCATTACCAACCCAAAAAGTGGTAGAAATGAAGCGTTAATATGAAATTTTGAAAATTAATTTTCATTCTCGGGTGATGATGCCATATGAGCGAGCAAGATAAGCCAAAAGCAATTGACGTCAGAATTTCGGAAATCTACGACCAGCTAACCAGCTCGGAGCGTCGATTGGCTGACGTTGTAATCGAGTCGCAAAGCAATCTGGCAAGCTTCACCGCCGGTGAACTGGCAGACAGGGCACGCATATCCAAGGCCACCGCAGCGCGATTCTTCAAACGCCTTGGCTACGCCAATTACAACGAAGCCCGTGTCATGAATCGCCAAGCGGAGGACTGGGGCTCTCCCCTATATGAACTCACGGGCATCGGCACCAAACGCCTCTCTCAGGGTGACTTCGGCCTGCATATTGCGCAGGATTTGCAAAACCTTACCCGAACTGCCGAGATGCTCGACACAGACGCTCTGGCACAAGCCATCAGCATGCTGACCAACGCCAAACGCATCTGGTCTCTTGGCTTCCGCAACTCCATGGCTTTGGCCACTTATGCCCGGGCTTTGCTTATCAACATCAAACCCGATGTGCGCCTCATTCCCAGTGCGGGCATGTCCTTTGGTGAAGAACTGGCTGGCATGAACAAGGCGGAGGACACCTTCCTCATTTTCGGTTTTCGCCGCCGTCCGGCGCAACTGCGCGACGTGATGGAAGCGATTCATGATGCCGGAGCACCCAGCATTCTGATCACCGACATGACCGCCGGTCGCACCTCGCAACTGGCCACCCTCACCTTGCGCTGTCACTGCCGCGGGCACACCATGTTTGACAGCTACGCCACCCCCATGAGCCTGATCAATTATATCTGCTCGGGTGTCAGCCAATCCCTTGGTGAAGAGTCTGTTAAGCGCCTCACTGAAATTGAAGCCCTGCATGGCAAATTGGATCAGCTCGGCGCGCCGCTGATCGGAAAAGACAGTGCATAAAAGTTAGTCAATTGCTCAAAAATGAAACAATATTTTCATATTGATCTTTTTATGAAAAAGTATTTTAATCAGAGCGATCGCAAACAACGACGATCGACCTCACCAGAGCAAGCAACGCTCCCTTATGGAGCGACTTGAAAGGGAACATTTTATGGCTTTTCACATCAATCGCCGCGATCTGTTGAAGACCGTGGCAGCGGGCGCTGCATTGG from uncultured Cohaesibacter sp. carries:
- a CDS encoding diaminopropionate ammonia-lyase translates to MMKISLERAARNPLASRTLPSLPFEKDGMDIARRTIGGWPGYSPSPIRELSDLASELNVGKICFKDESVRFGLGSFKPLGGAFAVSRALSRHLAEETGEVAPDLASPDMKARVSGLTVTAATDGNHGRSVAWGAQMFGCRCVIFVCSSVTQQRKDAIAAYGAEIREVDGSFDDAVRLAGVTAKEQGWFVIPDTSDGETVTAPRDVTQGYMMMVDEALEQLKDEPPVTHIFLQAGVGGMASASAARFWQAYGDKRPVTTLVEPEQCACWYESLVAGKPVPVTGDIDSAMAGLSCGEVSLIAWPVLKTGADFMVTLNDGAVPVMMRYLAERGGDDRPVVAGETGISGLAGLVAAAQDDALRKQMGLGPDSRIFVVNSEGDTDPGAYKTIVGKSASEVLEQ
- a CDS encoding DctP family TRAP transporter solute-binding subunit; amino-acid sequence: MKLMNSVKSVVLGTIAATVLAGTALAADVTIRIGHLNPADPTESHSGAMTAVFKSLVETASNGEIEVKLFPNGQLGKDNEVIQQVRDGIVESCISSAGGVAQHYPLVGVFDIPFAFPNIYVSDKVMSLESDFGKKFAADMDAKTGLHTLAMLDSGGFFAFTNSKRPIKTVEDMDGLRIRTMTLPTHQAMVNSLGAQATPLPWAEVYTALQTGVADGEMNPIPVIAFAKFDEVQKYLSITNHVITPYVWFMNGEFYEGLKPEHKAIVDWASEVATNAGRGISRIIEASDKGLPKLAQKMEINAVSPAEAEKFAAIAQPAVRKLIEEKFGAEGTDMLNALMADIDKYK
- a CDS encoding TRAP transporter large permease, whose amino-acid sequence is MIWVAVTFFGLLAIGMPVGFVLGVAGMVGIMDMGGGKFLSMAPDRMFAGLDLFPFLAMPFFILAGEIMNRSGITNNLVKFADALVGWMRGGMAHSNMVASVMFAGLTGAATADAAAFGNTLVPAMVKQGYSKPFACAVTAAGSIIGPTIPPSTLAVIYGSIMGVSIAGLFAAGILPGLLICLICMAVIAAMGENLNLPKSKKRPSLLAIFSAFRESILALVLPVFILGSILGGIATPTEAASIAVAYALFVGGVIYRALTFKDLYEMIVRTTRITGIIFLIIASASILGWWLTFNQIPQAIATFFLSVSDNPQVIVGMILLLLLFIGLFMDINATLIILAPVLVPLTQSIGMNPVHAGIMIILALNISLMTPPVGACLFVLASVTKEKIENITKSLWPFLLAEIAILMLVAFWEDMTLFVPRLLGL
- a CDS encoding TRAP transporter small permease; protein product: MSRRINWFVERLCVALMVLLVLDVWLGVLVRYVLPLDWTFTEELARYLMIWMALLAVSCGVAHREHIGVLVFFERFPPSMRKWLAVLFDVIAFAFFALIFFYGIGFVERGFGRYTMIAQIPKGWPFMGVPIAAVFACCQLALVAVHDFFAGDGVAAADRVEI
- a CDS encoding MurR/RpiR family transcriptional regulator, yielding MNDSRAKSIEVRIHAEYDQLPESERKLADVILDSPGDLSSYTATELTSLAGVSKAAGTRLFRRLGFANFEEAKLLARDRTHWGSPLYLERKSRKNVIPLSDYLKEEVSVLEKSLMRLNPEDIDAVCEKILAARRIYLLGYRNSNMLANYLRWQLLQFRGDVQLMPTGGETVGEYIGDFLPDDLLIVFALRRRPVRLEAIMKASKEKRIPILLFIDPTARGQPGLADWTFTTHVETSTTFDSLSAALSVARYIAISSLNRAGTRGRAHLERIEREHEALGEFE
- a CDS encoding MurR/RpiR family transcriptional regulator produces the protein MSEQDKPKAIDVRISEIYDQLTSSERRLADVVIESQSNLASFTAGELADRARISKATAARFFKRLGYANYNEARVMNRQAEDWGSPLYELTGIGTKRLSQGDFGLHIAQDLQNLTRTAEMLDTDALAQAISMLTNAKRIWSLGFRNSMALATYARALLINIKPDVRLIPSAGMSFGEELAGMNKAEDTFLIFGFRRRPAQLRDVMEAIHDAGAPSILITDMTAGRTSQLATLTLRCHCRGHTMFDSYATPMSLINYICSGVSQSLGEESVKRLTEIEALHGKLDQLGAPLIGKDSA